The following coding sequences are from one Corallococcus soli window:
- a CDS encoding YkgJ family cysteine cluster protein: MECTCCGACCVAPDIAALDKPLGLRCPHLAADNLCTVYERRPQVCRDYAADEVCRRIEAPTLEERVHNYLALFQLTGEAEAVRASGCASMRAARAVAGLSGRARAPGDVT; encoded by the coding sequence ATGGAGTGCACCTGCTGTGGCGCCTGCTGCGTGGCGCCGGACATCGCCGCGCTGGACAAGCCCCTGGGGCTGCGCTGCCCCCATCTAGCCGCGGACAACCTGTGCACCGTCTACGAGCGCAGGCCGCAGGTGTGCCGGGACTACGCGGCGGATGAGGTGTGCCGGCGCATCGAAGCGCCCACGCTGGAGGAGCGCGTGCACAACTACCTGGCCCTGTTCCAGCTCACCGGGGAGGCGGAGGCCGTGCGGGCCTCCGGCTGCGCCTCCATGCGGGCGGCCCGGGCGGTGGCGGGGCTGTCGGGACGTGCTCGGGCGCCAGGAGATGTGACGTGA